One window from the genome of Methylomarinovum caldicuralii encodes:
- the rlmH gene encoding 23S rRNA (pseudouridine(1915)-N(3))-methyltransferase RlmH, which yields MHVHLVAVGTRMPAWVEAGFSDYRKRLPREWRLQLHEIPLRRRGKTGEAMRLIEAEGQQMLSACPPGAHLVALDSRGQQWTTEALAQRLADWQQAGRDLAFLIGGPEGLAPACRQRAETCWSLSKLTFPHPLVRIIVAEQLYRAWSLLQGHPYHR from the coding sequence ATGCACGTCCATCTCGTTGCCGTCGGCACCCGGATGCCGGCCTGGGTCGAGGCCGGCTTCAGCGACTACCGCAAACGCCTGCCCCGGGAATGGCGCCTGCAGCTGCACGAGATCCCGCTGCGGCGCCGCGGCAAGACCGGTGAGGCGATGCGCCTGATCGAGGCTGAAGGGCAGCAGATGCTCTCGGCCTGCCCGCCGGGCGCGCACCTTGTCGCCCTCGACAGCCGCGGCCAGCAGTGGACCACCGAAGCCTTGGCCCAACGCCTCGCGGACTGGCAGCAGGCGGGCCGGGACCTGGCCTTCCTGATCGGCGGCCCCGAAGGTCTGGCGCCCGCCTGCCGGCAGCGGGCCGAAACCTGCTGGAGCCTGTCGAAACTGACGTTTCCCCATCCCCTGGTCCGCATCATCGTGGCCGAACAGCTGTACCGCGCCTGGAGCCTGCTCCAGGGCCACCCCTACCACCGCTGA
- a CDS encoding Maf family protein: MPTLILASASPRRRALLNQIGVDYEVAVADIDETGLAAKSPLTHVRRLAREKAQAVHTRLRPAVPVLGADTVVVLEGDILGKPRDRAHGLAMLRRLSGKSHQVLSAVCLALADNRVLEAVSVSRVRFRPLREREIIAYWETGEPCDKAGAYAIQGRGAIFVEHLEGSFSGVMGLPLYETAELLRQAGIEVL, from the coding sequence ATGCCCACCCTGATTCTCGCCTCCGCCTCCCCCCGCCGCCGCGCACTCCTCAATCAGATCGGGGTCGATTATGAGGTGGCGGTGGCCGACATCGACGAGACGGGCCTGGCGGCCAAATCCCCTCTGACCCACGTACGGCGGCTGGCGCGGGAGAAGGCGCAGGCGGTCCACACACGGCTGCGGCCCGCCGTCCCGGTGCTGGGGGCGGACACCGTCGTGGTGCTGGAGGGGGACATCCTGGGAAAACCCCGCGACCGCGCCCACGGCCTGGCGATGCTGCGGCGCCTTTCGGGCAAAAGCCATCAGGTTCTGAGCGCCGTGTGTCTGGCGCTGGCCGACAACCGGGTGCTGGAAGCGGTCAGCGTCAGCCGCGTCCGCTTTCGCCCCTTGAGGGAACGTGAAATAATCGCCTACTGGGAAACCGGTGAGCCCTGCGACAAGGCCGGGGCCTACGCCATCCAGGGACGGGGGGCCATCTTCGTCGAACACCTTGAGGGCAGTTTTTCCGGAGTCATGGGCTTGCCGCTTTACGAAACCGCCGAGCTGCTGCGACAGGCCGGCATCGAGGTGCTATGA
- the rng gene encoding ribonuclease G: protein MSDEILINVTPPETRVAVVENGILQEIFIERTRRRGLVGTIYKGQVCRVLPGMQAAFVDIGLERAAFLHFSDLTTHHQEASDNGTIESLLHEGQELMVQVSKDPIGTKGARLTTEITIPSRYQVYMPFSKFSGVSQRIECDAERERLRACIDAFRQEYDSGGYIARTAAEGVDEFVLRADMLFLLKLWKAIQERYAQAPLRSLVHEDLPLAVRALRDLYRGKVEKIRVDSHEVYQRLVQFADEFIPEVAPLIELYQGERPLFDIYSVEDEIQKALQRKVQLKSGGHLVFDQTEAMTTIDVNTGGFVGSRNLEETIFKTNLEAAQTIARQLRLRNIGGIIIIDFIDMQDEEHRRQVLRALEKSLEKDHAKNTISEVSSLGLVQMTRKRTRESLEHVLCEPCPACGGRGMLKTAETTCLEIFREIIREVRQYDAHSLLVLASNEVVERLLDEEADMLAELERFLKVRIRFRAEPHYNQEQYDVVLL, encoded by the coding sequence ATGAGTGACGAAATCCTGATCAACGTCACCCCGCCGGAAACCCGGGTGGCCGTGGTTGAAAACGGCATCCTCCAGGAGATCTTCATCGAACGCACCCGCCGCCGCGGGCTGGTAGGCACCATTTACAAAGGCCAGGTTTGCCGCGTGCTGCCCGGAATGCAGGCGGCTTTCGTGGACATCGGCCTGGAACGGGCCGCCTTCCTGCACTTTTCCGATCTCACCACCCATCATCAGGAGGCCAGCGACAACGGCACCATCGAAAGCCTGCTGCACGAGGGTCAAGAACTCATGGTCCAGGTCAGCAAGGACCCCATCGGCACCAAGGGCGCGCGGCTGACCACCGAAATCACCATTCCCTCGCGCTACCAGGTGTACATGCCGTTTTCGAAATTTTCCGGGGTGTCGCAGCGGATCGAATGCGACGCCGAGCGCGAGCGCCTCAGGGCCTGCATCGACGCTTTCCGGCAGGAATACGACAGCGGCGGCTACATCGCCCGCACCGCCGCCGAAGGGGTGGACGAATTCGTCCTCCGCGCCGACATGCTGTTCCTGCTCAAGTTGTGGAAGGCGATCCAGGAGCGCTACGCCCAGGCGCCGCTGCGCAGCCTGGTGCACGAGGACCTGCCCCTGGCGGTGCGGGCCCTGCGCGACCTGTACCGCGGCAAGGTGGAGAAGATCCGGGTCGATTCCCACGAGGTCTATCAGCGTCTGGTGCAGTTCGCCGACGAGTTCATCCCCGAGGTCGCCCCTCTGATCGAGCTGTACCAGGGCGAGCGTCCCCTGTTCGACATCTACAGCGTCGAGGACGAGATCCAGAAGGCCCTGCAGCGCAAGGTGCAGCTCAAATCCGGCGGCCACCTGGTGTTCGACCAGACCGAAGCGATGACCACCATCGACGTCAACACCGGCGGCTTCGTCGGCAGCCGCAATCTGGAAGAAACCATCTTCAAAACCAACCTGGAGGCGGCCCAGACCATCGCCCGTCAGCTGCGCCTGCGCAACATCGGCGGCATTATCATCATCGATTTCATCGACATGCAGGACGAGGAACACCGCCGTCAGGTGCTGCGGGCGCTGGAGAAAAGCCTGGAAAAGGATCACGCCAAGAACACCATCAGCGAAGTCTCCTCCCTGGGACTGGTGCAGATGACCCGCAAGCGCACCCGTGAAAGCCTGGAACACGTGCTGTGCGAGCCGTGCCCGGCCTGCGGCGGCCGCGGCATGCTCAAGACCGCCGAAACCACCTGTCTGGAGATTTTCCGCGAGATCATCCGCGAGGTACGCCAGTACGACGCCCATTCGCTGCTGGTGCTGGCCTCCAACGAGGTGGTCGAACGCCTTCTCGACGAGGAGGCCGACATGCTGGCGGAACTGGAGAGGTTTCTCAAGGTCCGCATCCGTTTCCGCGCCGAACCCCACTACAACCAAGAACAATACGACGTCGTCCTGCTCTGA